A stretch of the Vitis vinifera cultivar Pinot Noir 40024 chromosome 16, ASM3070453v1 genome encodes the following:
- the LOC100247597 gene encoding putative germin-like protein 2-1, which yields MKKMVANTLAYIALFAMAFSLAYASDPSPLQDFCVAVNDTNAAVFVNGKFCQDPKLATPNDFSFSGLRLPGNTSNQLGSMVTPASVAQIPGLNTLGVSLARVDYAPYGLNPPHTHPRATEILTVLEGTLYVGFVTSNPDNRLISKVLYKGDVFVFPQGLIHFQLNVGTTNAVAIASLSSQNPGVITIARAVFGSKPAISVDVLTKAFQLDKDVVANLQSKFWTDNHTY from the exons ATGAAGAAGATGGTAGCTAATACCCTTGCATACATTGCACTCTTCGCTATGGCATTTTCTCTTGCCTATGCCTCCGATCCCAGTCCTCTTCAGGACTTCTGTGTAGCTGTTAACGATACAAATGCTGCTG TGTTTGTGAATGGGAAATTCTGCCAAGATCCAAAGCTTGCGACCCCAAATGATTTCTCCTTTTCAGGGCTTCGTCTTCCTGGAAATACATCAAACCAACTTGGGTCCATGGTCACACCAGCAAGCGTGGCACAGATACCTGGACTCAACACCCTTGGCGTTTCCCTGGCTCGGGTTGACTATGCGCCATATGGTCTCAACCCTCCCCACACCCACCCTCGTGCCACAGAGATCCTCACTGTCTTGGAGGGGACACTTTATGTGGGCTTTGTCACCTCTAATCCTGACAACCGCCTCATCTCCAAGGTCCTTTACAAAGGAGACGTGTTCGTCTTCCCACAAGGTCTCATTCACTTCCAGCTCAATGTGGGAACAACAAACGCAGTGGCCATTGCTTCATTGAGTAGCCAGAACCCAGGCGTGATCACTATTGCACGTGCAGTGTTTGGATCAAAGCCAGCAATATCAGTTGATGTTCTGACAAAGGCCTTCCAACTGGACAAGGATGTGGTTGCCAATCTTCAATCCAAATTCTGGACTGACAACCACACCTATTAG